One Fundulus heteroclitus isolate FHET01 chromosome 11, MU-UCD_Fhet_4.1, whole genome shotgun sequence DNA segment encodes these proteins:
- the tm7sf2 gene encoding LOW QUALITY PROTEIN: delta(14)-sterol reductase TM7SF2 (The sequence of the model RefSeq protein was modified relative to this genomic sequence to represent the inferred CDS: inserted 2 bases in 1 codon) — protein sequence MTTDKSDWXRESSMPTGRTVGGSTFRHRYGWTEHCLKYNKITITLRTKMGLNKKAAKHRLSHETEREFGGTLGAVCIPIFLPLTVLFLICVSQSPEANVFQLPPRLPTTDQLWDPLAPMLLLGWIGLHALLYMMPLGKVSEGLVLRNGTRLKYPINGFHSLCISAVLLMLLLGFGAPLGYLFELLVPLAVSAIAVSFLLSIYLYVRSFWAPSHALALGGDTGNPLYDFFIGRELNPRVGNFDLKYFCELRPGLIGWVVINLGMLMKEVELRGSPSLSMILVNCFQLLYVADALWNEEAVLTTMDIVHDGFGFMLVFGDLAWVPFTYSLQASFLVVHPQTLSLLKAAVIVALNGVGYYIFRRSNSQKNQFRRDPTHPSVSGLETIATATGKRLLVSGWWGLVRHPNYLGDLLMALAWSLPCGFSHVLPYFYVIYFTILLIHREARDDRQCRAKYGLAWDAYCRRVPYRIFPYLY from the exons ATGACTACGGACAAATCTGATTG CCGAGAGAGCTCCATGCCAACGGGTCGGACTGTGGGCGGATCAACGTTCAGACACAGGTATGGATGGACAGAGCATTGTCTGAAATACAACAAGATCACTATAACGCTG AGGACAAAAATGGGACTAAACAAGAAAGCGGCCAAACACAGACTGTCGCATGAAACAGAAAGAGAGTTTGGAGGAACTCTGG GTGCTGTGTGCATTCCCATTTTTCTCCCGCTGACTGTGCTCTTCCTGATCTGTGTAAGTCAATCACCTGAGGCCAATGTCTTCCAGTTGCCACCTCGGCTCCCCACCACTGACCAGCTGTGGGACCCGCTGGCTCCCATGCTGCTGCTGGGATGGATTGGACTGCATGCGCTCCTCTATATGATGCCACTAGGAAAG GTCTCTGAAGGATTAGTACTAAGGAATGGAACCCGCCTCAAGTATCCCATAAATG GTTTTCACAGCCTGTGCATCAGCGCCGTGTTACTGATGCTGTTGCTGGGGTTCGGCGCTCCTCTGGGATATCTGTTTGAGCTGCTCGTGCCTCTGGCGGTGTCTGCCATAGCCGTTTCATTCCTGCTCTCCATCTACCTCTACGTCCGCTCTTTTTGGGCCCCCTCCCATGCTCTCGCCTTGGGGGGCGACACAG GAAATCCGCTGTATGACTTCTTCATCGGGCGGGAGCTGAACCCTCGGGTCGGAAACTTTGACCTGAAGTATTTCTGCGAACTCAGGCCAGGTCTGATTGGTTGG GTGGTCATAAACCTAGGGATGCTGATGAAGGAGGTGGAACTTCGAGGATCTCCCTCCCTCTCCATGATCCTGGTCAACTGCTTCCAGCTGCTTTATGTAGCAGATGCTTTGTGGAATGAG GAGGCTGTTCTAACAACCATGGATATTGTGCATGATGGTTTTGGGTTCATGCTGGTGTTTGGTGACCTGGCCTGGGTCCCTTTCACCTACAGCCTGCAGGCGTCCTTCCTGGTCGTGCACCCACAGACCCTGTCTTTGCTCAAAGCCGCCGTTATAGTGGCGCTGAATG GTGTTGGATATTACATTTTCCGCAGATCCAATTCGCAGAAGAACCAGTTCAGACGAGACCCGACTCACCCAAGCGTTTCAG GACTGGAGACCATTGCCACAGCAACAGGGAAACGGCTGCTGGTGTCAGGCTGGTGGGGTCTCGTTCGTCATCCCAATTACCTCGGTGACCTCCTCATGGCGCTGGCGTGGTCCCTGCCATGTG gctTCTCTCATGTCTTGCCTTACTTCTATGTGATTTACTTCACCATCCTGCTGATTCACCGGGAGGCCCGGGATGACAGGCAGTGCAGAGCCAAGTACGGACTCGCGTGGGACGCCTACTGTCGCCGGGTTCCCTACAGGATCTTCCCGTACCTGTACTGA